In Yarrowia lipolytica chromosome 1F, complete sequence, a genomic segment contains:
- a CDS encoding uncharacterized protein (Compare to YALI0F01881g, ancestral locus Anc_7.340, no similarity), giving the protein MHTPPMIHCCNESIVAESGSTTVSDISVPHSLAQKWTLFEREKLYFCKTCQLLQSPDMTTDIVECIYCPMCLVEVPKSSTQRVCTRNCLQCPECKSALDVMKTSKEASNYTLKCTWCEYTTDQYVSDKALAAQILQQQNTLGDNALAGATRKYIRHLFEPEDKDASKAMEALSVGSSRGSDLSKSLKNTGKIVIDVNKRQSERTELKPPILPSLRGKKSRLCYKCEKPLIVPSKKPSSISLKASELAIHYIPEVKLLSFNAQGVKFRARNVLREEVVFSVSTANLDSEDSPHLKDLFPSGATVLTPSTTLNPSVDLLTADDTAFACSFPVETMKDSIFKTKLVMNDTHKGVKPSWDDLEIELEQPEAKRLAVYIHCKSKTLDVGYWLVFDRPEEKEHTGKETEKDQEQEGV; this is encoded by the coding sequence ATGCACACACCACCAATGATCCACTGTTGTAATGAATCAATAGTGGCAGAAAGCGGAAGCACAACGGTCTCGGACATTAGCGTGCCGCATTCTCTGGCCCAGAAATGGACGCTGTTTGAGCGCGAAAAGCTCTACTTTTGCAAGACCTGTCAACTGCTGCAGTCACCAGACATGACTACTGACATTGTCGAGTGTATCTACTGTCCCATGTGTCTAGTGGAGGTGCCCAAATCGTCGACTCAGCGCGTGTGCACGCGCAATTGTCTGCAATGCCCCGAATGCAAGAGTGCTTTGGATGTGATGAAGACCTCCAAAGAAGCATCCAATTACACTCTCAAGTGCACCTGGTGCGAGTACACTACCGACCAGTACGTGTCCGACAAGGCTCTGGCTGCCCAGATTCTGCAGCAACAAAACACCCTGGGGGACAATGCTCTCGCAGGAGCCACTCGGAAGTACATACGGCATTTGTTTGAGCCAGAAGACAAGGACGCCTCTAAAGCCATGGAAGCTCTGTCTGTGGGTTCTTCCAGAGGCTCTGATCTTTCAAAGAGCTTGAAAAACACAGGAAAGATTGTGATTGATGTGAATAAGAGGCAGAGCGAACGGACAGAGCTCAAACCCCCGATACTGCCTTCTCTGAGAGGCAAGAAAAGTCGGTTGTGCTACAAGTGTGAAAAGCCGCTGATTGTGCCCAGCAAGAAACCGTCGTCTATTTCGCTGAAGGCCTCCGAGCTGGCGATCCACTACATCCCCGAGGTGAAGCTGCTATCGTTTAATGCCCAGGGAGTTAAATTCCGAGCTCGCAATGTTCTCAGAGAAGAGGTCGTCTTCAGTGTTTCCACAGCTAATCTCGACTCTGAAGACTCGCCCCATCTCAAAGACTTATTCCCATCTGGAGCTACAGTTCTTACCCCTTCAACGACCTTGAATCCCTCTGTGGACCTCCTGACAGCCGATGATACTGCCTTCGCCTGTTCCTTCCCCGTGGAAACCATGAAGGATAGCATTTTCAAGACCAAACTAGTGATGAACGACACACACAAGGGCGTCAAACCATCATGGGATGATTTGGAGATTGAATTGGAGCAGCCCGAAGCTAAAAGATTGGCTGTATATATTCATTGCAAGTCCAAGACGTTAGATGTCGGATACTGGCTTGTTTTTGATAGGcctgaggagaaggagcatACTGGGaaagagacagaaaaaGACCAAGAGCAGGAAGGTGTTTAA
- a CDS encoding uncharacterized protein (Compare to YALI0F01903g, weakly similar to uniprot|P38187 Saccharomyces cerevisiae YBL067c UBP13 ubiquitin carboxyl-terminal hydrolase, similar to Saccharomyces cerevisiae UBP13 (YBL067C) and UBP9 (YER098W); ancestral locus Anc_7.390), with translation MSLNGSRNDHANGGGVMMQRHLAPPATQTPQHNPYQFSTTPTHSVSQVNSSNNLPTTPKDLPPSSAPATSALTAPSNRFFGMENFGNTCYCNSVLQCLYYTKPFRDQVLAFAKDDSRPKKRSVPGKTPHPFTVNPESAILSTSTPQAANPAPPDSAGAATSGLSSLSLGLKSQESVNSSGNPPSSSGNGKLSRRLTMFGKKNKDKDADQSTNGGPPGSAGGPPSSAGGSGFVGGISASPASNNNNQASSAPPAPGYIGENAPPLNILQSKPNYPGLEGIPLGHRLPNANVPVVGYTEDPFATPENKKRAALITGPIINLDHSFAQDYSMKESLFTALKDIFECMSENSSRIGIMSPSNLITVLKRENELFRSSMHQDAHEFLNFLLNEVIESVDGSSASRDDSKWIHELFEGSLTSETKCLTCESVSRRHESFLDLSIDLERNSSVTACLRQFSASEMLCERNKFHCDTCCGLQEAEKRMKIQRLPKVLALHLKRFKFTEDMQRNTKLFHRVVYPKYLRMFETTFDCPDPDKLYELYAVVVHIGGGPYHGHYVSVVKTEHAGWLLFDDEMVEAVDPHYVFNFFGDNRGLASAYVLFYQETTVDQMESDNLSNDVFNVTTNANGELIEHVSSTESVPLPSSSLPNVREDDEDGPLPTITTGFNSSTALSSGIQSGVSSAAGSSSNLPSSVGTNFPAASLPSLQESFATSPHQQQHQPQQQFGFPQQPSVGFPQPSPAPSQSSSVVGNSMMSSSIPGSTSIHSDLSSSHHSTANTSMSVPAPPPSAGTDSAPPSSSGNKFWQRRDRSVSNTSTESAGKKSRFSFGRKR, from the coding sequence atgtcCCTCAACGGCTCAAGGAACGACCACGCCAATGGTGGTGGCGTCATGATGCAACGACAtctggctcctccagccactCAGACCCCACAACACAACCCATACCAGTTCTCCACAACCCCGACCCATAGTGTGTCGCAGGTGAACTCGTCCAACAACTTGCCGACTACCCCCAAGGATCTGCCTCCCTCCTCGGCACCCGCCACATCAGCCTTGACGGCTCCATCCAACCGGTTCTTCGGCATGGAAAACTTTGGCAACACATGCTACTGCAACTCGGTGCTGCAGTGTCTCTACTACACAAAGCCGTTCCGAGATCAGGTACTGGCCTtcgccaaggacgactCGCGGCCCAAAAAACGCAGCGTACCCGGAAAGACGCCGCATCCATTCACTGTCAACCCCGAGTCGGCTATCTTGTCGACTTCAACTCCTCAAGCAGCCAaccctgctcctccagactcggCAGGAGCAGCCACCTCCGGACTCAGCAGTCTGTCTTTGGGCCTCAAATCGCAGGAGTCTGTCAATTCCAGCGGAAACCCGCCCAGTAGCAGCGGTAATGGAAAGCTGTCCAGGCGACTGACTATGTTTGGCAAGAaaaacaaggacaaggacgcGGATCAGTCGACAAACGGGGGCCCGCCCGGATCTGCAGGAGGACCCCCCAGCTCTGCGGGAGGCTCGGGCTTTGTTGGAGGCATCTCTGCATCCCCTGcttccaacaacaacaatcaGGCAAGctcggctcctccagctccaggctACATTGGTGAGAACGCTCCGCCACTGAACATTCTACAGAGCAAGCCCAACTACCCCGGTCTGGAGGGAATCCCCCTGGGCCACCGACTGCCCAACGCAAATGTGCCTGTAGTGGGCTACACCGAAGACCCGTTTGCCACGCCGGAAAATAAGAAAAGAGCGGCGCTGATCACGGGCCCCATCATCAACCTGGACCACTCGTTTGCCCAGGACTACAGCATGAAGGAGTCCCTGTTCACCGCGCTCAAGGACATTTTCGAATGCATGAGCGAAAACTCGTCACGAATTGGTATCATGTCTCCCAGCAACCTCATCACCGTGCTCAAGCGCGAAAACGAGCTCTTCAGATCCTCAATGCATCAGGATGCACATGAGTTTCTCAACTTTTTGCTCAACGAGGTCATTGAGAGCGTGGACGGCTCGTCGGCATCCCGAGACGATTCCAAGTGGATCCacgagctgtttgagggcTCTCTGACATCGGAAACAAAGTGTCTTACTTGTGAGTCGGTCTCGCGTCGACATGAGTCATTTCTGGACCTGTCGATCGATCTGGAACGAAACTCTTCGGTCACAGCCTGTCTTCGTCAGTTCTCTGCCTCAGAAATGCTCTGTGAACGAAACAAGTTCCACTGCGACACGTGCTGTGGACTGcaggaggccgagaagcgAATGAAGATCCAGCGGCTACCCAAGGTCCTGGCCCTGCATCTCAAGCGGTTCAAGTTCACCGAGGACATGCAGCGAAACACCAAGCTGTTCCACCGTGTGGTCTACCCCAAGTACCTGCGAATGTTCGAGACCACCTTCGATTGTCCCGACCCCGACAAGCTTTACGAACTGTACGCGGTGGTCGTGCATATTGGAGGAGGCCCCTACCATGGTCATTACGTCAGTGTGGTCAAGACAGAGCATGCTGGCTGGCTGCTGTTTGACGATGAAATGGTCGAGGCCGTGGACCCCCACTATGTGTTCAACTTCTTTGGAGACAACCGAGGTCTGGCCTCGGCCTACGTTCTCTTCTACCAGGAGACTACTGTGGACCAGATGGAGTCGGATAACCTGTCCAATGACGTGTTCAACGTCACCACTAACGCCAATGGCGAGCTGATCGAGCACGTTTCGTCCACCGAGAGTGTTCCCCTTCCCTCATCGTCGCTGCCCAACGTCCGAGAAGATGACGAAGACGGTCCTCTGCCTACAATCACCACAGGCTTCAACTCTTCTACTGCTCTGAGTAGTGGCATCCAGAGTGGCGTCTCCAGCGCGGCCGGCAGCTCCTCTAACCTCCCCTCCAGTGTGGGAACCAACTTTCCGGCTGCCTCTTTGCCTTCCCTACAAGAGTCATTTGCCACATCTCCacatcaacagcagcatcagccccagcagcagtttggTTTCCCCCAGCAGCCATCTGTTGGATTCCCCCAGCCCTCTCCTGCTCCGTCTCAGAGCTCTTCGGTGGTGGGCAATTCGATGATGTCGTCGTCGATTCCTGGAAGCACGTCCATCCACTCTGATCTGTCGTCGTCCCACCACTCCACGGCCAACACCTCAATGAGTGTACCTGCTCCCCCTCCTTCTGCAGGGACCGACAGCGCGCCTCCTTCCAGTAGTGGCAACAAGTTCTGGCAGCGACGAGACCGGTCTGTGTCCAACACGTCCACCGAGTCGGCCGGCAAGAAGAGCCGGTTCTCCTTTGGACGAAAGAGATAA
- a CDS encoding uncharacterized protein (Compare to YALI0F01925g, similar to Saccharomyces cerevisiae SKT5 (YBL061C) and SHC1 (YER096W); ancestral locus Anc_7.386, similar to uniprot|P87065 Candida albicans Chitin synthase regulatory factor), translating to MAIDKLRHTNKRENHLQHVPSPDLAIEADSAGGSIPSLPSSSISPSSSSARTFSPKSYSHSPAERSPLANSFSFTEDPNPVIQAIPLSPKDRFLHTPPHYPLGRFQQQHHSPSSSTLASDYEDAPDSFDLNLHNKGPNSNKNLDSDLSCTGTNFRDQHQTCQTERKPPVQKNSITQVSPARTKDAKTMSDSYLVDSNGRKIALNDPNHPDYPEDQVSQPPVGQGGGPGGSGGSLTSSDSDSGAVHHPQPRNAHLYAPQNGIQASTSNPELVVPSQPSHHKPTNSNSNFNSTRSLTHNSSYSSLRQQQRGPSRSNTPHMEPEFSYPPKQHQAPQSPRTMAQSMSARHTPTGSVSSQHPLSHMAFGGSDPYLSQHSGAEATAAQNNLPMPPRRRERPMSARSSISSMGDINGGSSSASLSGMGHQSSASMFDLSQSYLTQLGANQATLMPRIKTIELYRKNAKKSNDPAVQYQFAQYLLQTALMAGANKHSPTSSMLSNVSNTSPLPSPAGRDESPRRPGQKMDEDKAAEQLKKDLLKEAIVHLRRLVDRGHPDAQYLLGDAYFSGAFGKPDLKDAYTLFQMASKHGHPEATYRAALCLEEGWGCSKDTRKAVQMYRAAASKQHVGAMFRLGMACFYSLMGIPNIDASKLEGVKWLSRAAENASELYPRGPFELAKIYEVGYKDLIIKDNDYAVQLYVRSADLNFAPAASLMGHAYEHGTLNCPQDPALSIHYYTVGATAGDEASMLAMCAWYMVGADPILPQDEDEGFEWAKKAADAGYAKAQFVTGYFLEQGIGTDRDILQSSVYYRKAAAGGDERAIERLKKGEARQVSGQSVENPADKAANKGKKKNGKEGKEGKEGKDDKDCVIM from the coding sequence ATGGCCATTGACAAACTGCGACACACGAACAAGAGAGAAAACCACCTGCAGCATGTCCCGTCACCGGACCTGGCCATCGAAGCTGACAGTGCAGGGGGTAGTATCCCCAGTCTACCATCTTCGTCCATCTctccctccagctcgtcagCACGCACCTTCTCGCCAAAGTCATACTCGCACTCGCCAGCTGAACGGTCTCCCCTGGCCAattccttctccttcaccGAAGACCCCAACCCCGTGATCCAGGCCATTCCGCTGTCGCCCAAGGACCGCTTCTTGCACACGCCTCCGCACTACCCGCTGGGCCGTTtccaacagcagcaccactctccatcttcGTCCACTCTGGCCTCGGACTACGAAGACGCGCCCGACTCGTTCGACCTGAACCTACACAACAAAGGTCCCAACTCTAACAAAAATTTAGACTCTGATCTGTCTTGTACTGGGACTAATTTTAGGGACCAACACCAGACTTGTCAGACTGAGCGGAAACCTCCAGTGCAAAAAAACTCCATCACCCAAGTGTCGCCCGCCAGAACCAAAGACGCCAAAACCATGTCCGACTCGTACCTCGTGGACTCCAACGGCCGAAAAATCGCCCTCAATGACCCCAACCACCCCGACTACCCCGAGGACCAGGTGTCTCAACCCCCTGTGGGCCAGGGAGGAGGCCCGGGAGGCTCGGGGGGCTCTCTGACCTCTTCGGACTCGGATTCCGGGGCCGTACACCACCCCCAGCCCCGAAACGCCCACCTATACGCCCCACAGAACGGCATCCAGGCCTCAACTTCCAACCCCGAGCTAGTGGTTCCCTCCCAACCTTCGCACCACAAAcccaccaactccaactccaactttAACAGTACACGGTCACTAACCCACAACTCGTCCTACTCTTCTCttcggcagcagcagcgaggCCCCTCCCGCTCCAACACCCCACACATGGAACCAGAGTTTAGCTACCCGCCAAAACAACACCAGGCGCCCCAGTCGCCCCGAACCATGGCCCAGTCCATGTCGGCCAGACACACCCCCACAGGCTCCGTGTCTTCCCAGCACCCGCTGTCCCACATGGCTTTTGGAGGCTCCGACCCCTACCTGAGCCAGCACTCCGGAGCTGAGGCTACGGCCGCACAAAACAACCTTCCCATGCCTCCCCGACGCCGAGAGAGACCCATGTCGGCTCggtcctccatctcctccatggGAGACATTAACGGTGGCTCTTCTTCGGCCTCGCTGTCAGGCATGGGCCACCAGTCGTCGGCGTCCATGTTCGATCTCTCGCAGAGCTACCTGACCCAGCTTGGCGCCAACCAGGCCACCCTCATGCCCCGAATCAAAACCATCGAGCTCTACCGAAAGaacgccaagaagagcaacGACCCCGCAGTCCAGTACCAGTTTGCCCAGTACCTTCTGCAAACGGCGCTCATGGCAGGAGCAAACAAGCATTCCCCCACGTCGTCCATGTTGTCCAACGTGTCCAACACGAGCCCTCTCCCCTCCCCTGCCGGCCGAGACGAGTCGCCCCGAAGACCTGGACAGAAGATGGATGAGGACAAGGCCGccgagcagctcaagaaggacctgctcaaggaggccattgTCCATCTACGACGACTAGTTGATCGTGGCCACCCGGACGCCCAGTATCTACTGGGAGACGCCTACTTCTCCGGCGCATTTGGAAAGCCTGATCTCAAGGACGCTTACACCCTCTTCCAGATGGCGTCCAAGCATGGCCACCCCGAGGCCACATACCGAGCAGCTCTGTGTCTAGAGGAAGGCTGGGGATGCTCCAAAGATACCCGAAAGGCTGTGCAAATGTACCGAGCGGCCGCCTCCAAGCAGCACGTTGGAGCCATGTTCCGTCTGGGCATGGCCTGTTTCTACTCTCTCATGGGTATCCCCAACATTGATGCATCCAAGCTGGAAGGAGTCAAGTGGCTCAGTCGAGCGGCCGAAAACGCCAGCGAGCTGTACCCTCGAGGTCCCTTTGAGCTGGCCAAAATCTACGAGGTGGGCTACAAGGACCtcatcatcaaggacaacGACTACGCCGTGCAGCTCTACGTGCGGTCTGCCGATCTCAACTTTGCTCCGGCCGCCTCTCTCATGGGCCATGCTTACGAGCATGGCACCCTTAACTGTCCCCAGGACCCTGCTCTGTCCATCCACTACTACACAGTCGGCGCCACTGCTGGCGACGAGGCCTCCATGCTGGCCATGTGCGCGTGGTACATGGTCGGTGCCGATCCCATTCTTCCTCaggatgaggatgagggCTTTGAGTGGGCCAAAAAGGCCGCTGATGCTGGCTATGCCAAGGCCCAGTTTGTTACCGGATACTTTTTGGAGCAGGGCATTGGTACTGACCGAGATATTTTGCAGTCGTCGGTCTACTACCGAAAGgccgctgctggaggagatgagcGAGCCATTGAGCGTCTCAAGAAGGGAGAGGCTCGTCAAGTGTCTGGCCAGAGTGTTGAAAACCCTGCAGATAAGGCTGCtaacaagggcaagaagaagaacggCAAGGAAGGTAAGGAGGGTAAGGAAGGCAAGGATGACAAGGATTGTGTCATCATGTAA
- a CDS encoding uncharacterized protein (Compare to YALI0F01947g, no similarity), translating into MMSYQSTKAPPPFRRTPTKSPVRSSFESVSSNTPLDFSLPSYHSPSEKLQPPQKGSKSKRYVLVLATAALCCFMYILAMSAPEKTGSDALVALKNKVSQSTETLKQLIPAQPFVWSEPTPNFHSYAIAYLPLNKNSKCRRQSQITADFASLEASGRVEAIRLFSTDCKVIPAYLDYLKNRDSKKRSVDSALKLVLGIEPSALETTSDLDSEATSLELLTRSVDAQLMDIIDSLDESSSATEAFLRQLDLIVLGSEGLANQNYHPKELVEVLAHIRQRLDTLSSDIRIPVTTSEPLGIWDVLTPKERRDNVQEMLARQDGVHSVTPDDIEGPTGLFCDSVDVIGLSVSPFNNPTVDAAHAGAEVEESAYLASLLCNKPVLALEVGWPSAGSDNGNAKTGKDEQLQAVSSITAAVERISGKPLRSVLYQYFDDEWLSADEDFARHFGLKRLF; encoded by the coding sequence ATGATGTCTTACCAATCGACCAAGGCCCCACCGCCTTTTCGACGGACCCCTACAAAGTCGCCGGTACGATCCTCGTTTGAGTCAGTGTCTTCGAATACCCCACTGGACTTTTCTCTGCCGTCATACCACTCGCCTTCGGAGAAgctccaaccaccacagaAGGGATCCAAGAGCAAACGATATGTCCTTGTTCTGGCCACAGCAGCACTATGTTGCttcatgtacatactggcCATGTCTGCGCCTGAAAAGACTGGAAGTGATGCTCTGGTGGCcctcaagaacaaggtcTCGCAGTCAACAGAGACTCTCAAGCAGCTTATCCCCGCCCAGCCGTTCGTATGGTCCGAACCCACACCCAACTTCCACAGCTACGCCATCGCCTACCTGCCactcaacaagaacagcAAGTGCCGCCGACAGAGCCAGATCACTGCCGACTTTGCATCTCTGGAGGCTTCAGGCCGCGTAGAGGCCATCCGGCTCTTTTCTACCGACTGCAAGGTCATTCCGGCCTATCTGGACTACCTCAAGAATAGAGACTCGAAGAAGCGAAGCGTGGACTCCGCTCTCAAGCTAGTACTTGGAATCGAGCCCAGTGCACTGGAAACCACTTCGGATCTGGACTCCGAGGCCACGtctctcgagctgctgaccAGATCTGTCGACGCCCAGCTCATGGACATCATCGACTCTCTGGAcgagtcttcttctgccacCGAGGCCTTTCTTCGACAGCTGGATCTGATCGTGTTGGGTTCCGAGGGCCTGGCCAACCAAAATTACCATCCCAAGGAGCTCGTCGAGGTCCTGGCTCACATCCGACAGCGTCTCGACACTCTGTCTTCCGACATTCGAATCCCAGTCACCACCTCCGAGCCTCTGGGCATCTGGGACGTGCTGACACCCAAGGAGCGACGAGACAACGTCCAGGAAATGCTTGCACGACAGGACGGAGTGCACTCTGTCACTCCCGACGACATTGAAGGCCCCACGGGTCTGTTTTGCGACTCCGTCGATGTGATTGGTTTGTCTGTCTCTCCCTTCAACAACCCTACTGTCGACGCTGCCCATGCCGGTGCCGAGGTCGAGGAGTCTGCCTACCTTGCCTCGCTTCTGTGTAACAAGCCTGTGCTCGCCCTGGAGGTGGGATGGCCCTCGGCTGGTTCGGATAACGGCAACGCCAAGACCGGCAAGGACGAACAGCTACAAGCCGTGTCTAGTatcactgctgctgttgagcGAATCTCCGGCAAGCCCCTGAGATCCGTTTTGTATCAGTACTTTGACGACGAGTGGCTGTCCGCAGACGAGGACTTTGCCCGCCATTTCGGCCTGAAGCGGTTGTTCTGA
- a CDS encoding uncharacterized protein (Compare to YALI0F01969g, similar to Saccharomyces cerevisiae PRP24 (YMR268C); ancestral locus Anc_8.822, some similarities with uniprot|P49960 Saccharomyces cerevisiae YMR268c PRP24 pre-mRNA splicing factor probable RNA-binding protein), protein MDLETALERIEKDVYDIEAHNSALKELQELGEQESLLGLLAQSYANVYVDPKFVSLPESADDESVEQLKQIFASPPPTSLLWHIKYIQLLSLVGDSTALLNAFKRLFTWHYRPRGARMLWEEVAAHFTKRLDVDSDKQLFREAYEFVLGLPHFQHELTFSEYKDFLHNQFNETAPKNQAYKAAVKLIGKIEQDGGEYMVSQRFYNNQNDAKLVLGCMMESAEDVAFDPRACEQVLQYLGHVDLRKLKLFKGINIHMAMKEVATLAVRFFPRDGKSWFNAALVTPSTDVEVVLQAPIYEEPSNDTYIDWSWLVRARLLHLDSGGVDLVEGFISTVETAQSGDVSVEKAIIGYYLRVGQSVEFIRDKFKQLTRFKPYSLDLWLMWIDWERRYPKDTNSIQQVYQQALKQVSNGDFEDGKPIVESYQNYLSGEGATAVHSLSSNYFNAGFFVDDRAEKEEPHSMEVDSVATPAEHTDAPVKSTVAEPTRDREHLTVIMAKLPEGTTEEQINTFFSECGEPRNSILNLPFAVIEFSSHDEKLAALTRDHKKLGDQEVRVTDGYHTTVYVTNFAVDDNEQTLREQFGAFGEIASVRLPSLSVHKHRRFCYIQFTTSAAAEAAVQFGKDNDSGIVVEISDPSRAKKEKKEKESNPESTVYISRLNYDTSADEIEAAFGEFGKVTNLTIPNKGQDLGTKKNLGFAFLSFSTVEAAKESLILNGSDILGKNLLVSIADKPRNKRSRPALVSVSKDRFVPRKRKVLGASRDARGSQGGASPSESTVVSSSVSGNRSTEAKPEGASAPKSNSDFRSFLK, encoded by the coding sequence ATGGATCTAGAAACGGCGCTAGAACGCATCGAGAAGGACGTCTACGATATTGAAGCACACAACAGCGCTCTGAaagagctccaggagctggGAGAGCAGGAGTCTCTGCTGGGTCTACTGGCCCAGAGCTATGCTAACGTCTATGTGGATCCCAAGTTTGTAAGCCTCCCAGAGTCagccgacgacgagtctgtTGAGCAATTGAAACAAATTTTCGCTAGTCCGCCTCCTACCAGTCTCCTGTGGCATATCAAGTATATCCAACTGCTGTCACTAGTAGGAGACTCAACAGCACTGTTGAACGCCTTTAAGCGTCTATTCACATGGCACTACCGACCTAGAGGCGCACGAATGTTGTGGGAGGAAGTGGCAGCCCACTTCACCAAGCGACTGGACGTTGACTCCGACAAGCAGCTGTTCAGAGAGGCCTATGAGTTTGTGCTGGGACTACCTCACTTTCAGCACGAACTAACTTTCTCAGAGTACAAGGACTTTCTGCACAACCAGTTCAATGAGACTGCACCCAAAAACCAGGCTTATAAGGCAGCTGTGAAGCTCATTGGAAAGATCGAACAGGATGGAGGAGAGTACATGGTGTCTCAGAGGTTCTACAATAACCAGAACGACGCCAAGTTAGTGCTAGGATGCATGATGGAAAGTGCTGAGGATGTGGCTTTTGACCCCAGAGCATGTGAACAGGTTTTGCAGTATCTGGGTCATGTGGATCTCAGAAAACTCAAGCTGTTCAAGGGTATTAACATCCATATGGCTATGAAGGAGGTGGCTACGCTGGCCGTCAGATTCTTCCCCAGAGATGGAAAGTCGTGGTTTAACGCAGCGCTAGTGACTCCGTCCACAGATGTTGAGGTTGTTTTGCAAGCTCCCATCTACGAGGAGCCTTCTAACGACACATACATTGACTGGTCATGGCTAGTTCGAGCAAGATTGTTGCATTTGGACAGCGGAGGCGTGGATCTCGTGGAAGGGTTCATTTCCACAGTGGAAACAGCCCAGTCAGGTGACGTTTCAGTCGAAAAGGCCATTATTGGATACTATTTGAGAGTGGGGCAGAGCGTCGAGTTCATTCGTGATAAGTTTAAGCAGTTAACGAGATTCAAGCCATATTCTCTTGACCTCTGGCTCATGTGGATCGATTGGGAACGTCGTTATCCTAAAGATACAAACTCCATTCAGCAAGTGTATCAGCAGGCACTCAAGCAGGTGTCTAATGGTGATTTTGAAGACGGTAAACCCATTGTCGAGTCTTACCAGAACTATCTTAGCGGAGAAGGAGCCACAGCTGTTCACAGTCTTTCCAGCAACTATTTCAATGCTGGCTTCTTTGTTGATGATCGtgctgagaaggaggaacCTCACTCTATGGAGGTTGATTCAGTGGCTACTCCTGCAGAGCACACGGACGCTCCCGTCAAGTCTACCGTTGCCGAGCCTACTCGAGACCGCGAGCATCTGACCGTCATCATGGCCAAACTGCCTGAAGGAACAACCGAAGAGCAAATCAACACATTCTTCAGCGAGTGTGGAGAACCGCGGAACTCCATCTTGAACCTGCCCTTTGCAGTGATTGAGTTTTCATCCCATGACGAGAAACTGGCTGCTCTGACCAGAGACCACAAGAAGCTTGGGGACCAGGAAGTCAGAGTCACTGACGGTTACCATACTACAGTTTACGTGACCAACTTTGCTGTGGACGACAATGAACAGACGCTTCGAGAACAGTTTGGCGCGTTTGGAGAGATTGCCAGTGTTCGGCTACCTTCCCTTAGTGTGCACAAACACCGCCGGTTCTGTTACATCCAGTTCACtacttctgctgctgccgaggctGCTGTGCAGTTTGGTAAAGATAACGATAGCGGTATAGTGGTGGAGATTTCGGATCCGTCCCgagccaagaaggagaagaaggagaaggagtccaACCCTGAGAGCACTGTATATATCAGCCGGCTCAATTACGATACGTCTGCGGATGAGATTGAGGCAGCGTTTGGGGAGTTTGGCAAGGTGACCAACCTGACCATCCCCAACAAGGGTCAGGATCTGggcaccaagaagaacctgGGCTTTGCTTTCCTCTCCTTCAGCACTGTTGAAGCTGCAAAGGAGAGTCTGATACTTAATGGCTCCGATATCCTTGGTAAGAATCTCTTGGTGTCGATCGCCGACAAGCCACGAAATAAGCGGTCTCGTCCTGCTCTGGTCTCCGTCTCCAAGGACCGATTTGTGCCACGTAAGAGGAAGGTTTTGGGAGCTTCGAGGGATGCAAGGGGTTCTCAAGGTGgtgcttctccttctgaaTCAACGGTTGTCTCTTCGAGTGTGAGCGGCAACCGTTCGACGGAAGCTAAACCGGAGGGCGCATCCGCCCCTAAAAGTAACTCCGATTTCCGGTCCTTCCTGAAGTAG